In 'Nostoc azollae' 0708, the following are encoded in one genomic region:
- the rpsT gene encoding 30S ribosomal protein S20 codes for MANTKSALKRAQIAERNRLRNKAYKSAVKTLMKKYFAAVEVYTANPTPESKQAVEERISEAYSKIDKAVKRGVLHPNTGARKKSRLAHKLKPTA; via the coding sequence GTGGCGAATACAAAGTCTGCTCTCAAACGCGCCCAAATCGCAGAACGTAACCGACTGCGTAATAAAGCATATAAATCAGCAGTGAAAACGCTGATGAAAAAATACTTTGCTGCTGTTGAAGTCTATACAGCCAATCCTACTCCAGAATCAAAACAAGCAGTAGAAGAGCGGATATCCGAAGCTTACAGCAAAATTGACAAAGCTGTGAAGCGGGGGGTACTTCATCCCAACACCGGAGCTAGGAAAAAATCAAGACTGGCCCATAAGCTCAAACCAACTGCTTAA
- the hisD gene encoding histidinol dehydrogenase produces MLRIITQQANVRTELQRICERVQRAEGERTQDEQLLHKEATVREVLQAVKRQGDKAVLHYIAEFDHQTLQPEELRVTGSELDAAYQQVSKDLLAAIQLACRQIEAFHRQRVPKSWVHFGDDEVVLGKRYTPVDRAGLYVPGGRASYPSTVLMNAIPAKVAGVPRILMVTPARGGKTINSAVLVAAQEAGIQEIYRIGGAQAIAALAYGTETIPKVNVITGPGNIYVTLAKKLVYGTVGIDSLAGPSEVLIIADQTANPVHVATDLLAQAEHDPMAAAILLTTDAGLAKKVQVAVDRQLVDHPRRIDTEKAIAHYGLIVVVESLEAAVELSNEFAPEHLELEIKDPWSLISQIRHAGAIFLGYSTPEAVGDYLAGPNHTLPTSGAARYASGLGVETFLKHSSIIQYSPTALNKVANAIDSLATSEGLTSHADSVRRRVQEAE; encoded by the coding sequence ATGCTGCGAATTATTACTCAGCAGGCAAACGTTAGAACCGAACTACAACGTATCTGCGAACGTGTACAACGCGCCGAAGGCGAACGCACCCAGGATGAACAATTGCTTCATAAAGAAGCAACCGTGCGGGAAGTGTTGCAGGCAGTTAAACGCCAAGGCGATAAAGCTGTACTGCACTACATAGCCGAATTTGACCATCAAACCTTGCAACCAGAAGAACTACGGGTGACTGGTTCAGAACTGGATGCAGCTTACCAACAGGTATCAAAGGATTTGTTAGCAGCTATTCAGCTAGCTTGTCGCCAAATTGAAGCGTTTCACCGTCAGCGAGTACCAAAAAGCTGGGTACACTTTGGCGATGATGAAGTAGTGCTGGGTAAACGCTATACACCTGTAGATCGGGCAGGTTTATACGTTCCTGGAGGTCGCGCTTCCTATCCCAGTACAGTGTTAATGAATGCTATTCCAGCCAAAGTAGCAGGTGTACCCAGGATATTGATGGTGACACCAGCACGAGGAGGGAAAACGATTAACTCAGCGGTTCTAGTAGCTGCACAAGAAGCTGGGATACAAGAAATTTACCGCATTGGGGGCGCTCAAGCGATCGCAGCTTTAGCTTACGGTACAGAAACTATCCCGAAAGTGAACGTGATTACTGGACCAGGTAACATTTATGTCACTTTGGCCAAAAAGCTAGTCTATGGAACAGTGGGTATTGATTCTTTGGCAGGTCCTAGCGAAGTGCTAATTATTGCCGATCAAACAGCCAATCCCGTTCATGTAGCCACGGACTTATTAGCGCAAGCCGAACATGATCCAATGGCTGCGGCGATTTTGTTAACCACAGATGCTGGTTTGGCAAAAAAAGTCCAAGTGGCTGTAGATAGACAACTGGTGGATCACCCACGACGGATAGATACAGAAAAAGCGATCGCCCATTATGGCTTAATTGTGGTAGTTGAATCCCTAGAAGCAGCAGTAGAACTCTCCAATGAGTTTGCACCTGAACATCTAGAGTTAGAAATTAAAGATCCTTGGTCTTTAATTTCTCAAATCCGCCATGCTGGAGCCATTTTCCTGGGTTACTCAACACCAGAAGCGGTGGGAGACTATTTAGCCGGACCCAACCACACCTTGCCGACTTCTGGTGCGGCTCGTTATGCTTCTGGATTAGGCGTGGAAACTTTCCTCAAACATTCTAGTATTATCCAATACTCACCAACTGCACTGAACAAAGTAGCTAATGCTATTGACTCTTTAGCTACATCTGAAGGTTTAACTTCCCATGCTGATTCAGTCAGAAGGCGAGTTCAGGAGGCAGAGTAA